Within Candidatus Palauibacter polyketidifaciens, the genomic segment CCCATCCGCTGCAGGAGATCGGCCCGGTTGATCCCCGCACAACGCACGCGCACCCGCACCTCGCCCGCCCCCGCGACCGGGTCCTCCCGTTCCACGAGTTCGAGAACCTCCGGGCCGCCGGGCTCCCGGACGCGGATCGCCCTCATACGCCGTGCCCTCCTTTGCGCGGCGGCCGACCGGTGGCGGCCGAAGGGGCCGTCTCCGCCGCGGCAGCGTCGTCCGCCGAAGCGCTCGCCCCGAAGGCGCGCCGCGCCGCCTCCAGCCGCTCGGGCGTCCCGATGTCGTACCACGCCGCCCCCGTCGCGTCGAACACCCCGACGTGCTCACCATCTCCGATCCAGTCCATGTACGAATCCATGATCGAGAAGACGCCTCCTTCCGCGTGGCGTTCGAACACGCGCGGCGAGATCGCGTGGATGCCGCAGAAGCCGCACTCCCGCGCTTCATCCGCGCCCGACGGCTCGCGCGCGACGACTTCCCACCCCTCGTCCCGGTTCGCGCGCCCGTACACGCCCCACCCGTCCACCAGGAGGGGGCGCGACGTCTCCCGCTCCGCGATCGCGAGCGTCGCCAGCCGTCCATCCCGCGCCTCCCCGTCGAGGTGCGACCGATACAGCGCGGCAAGGTCGACCTCGGTCACGACATCGCAGTTGTGGAGCAGGAAGGGTTCCCGCGCCTCGAACAGCGACCGCGCGTGGAAGAGCCCGCCGCTCGTGTCCATGGGAGCCGGCGACTCCTCGTCCTCCCGCGACACGAACACCGGGACGCCCAGCGACGACGCCTCGGCCCACGCCGCCACCTGCCCGGCCAGATAGTGCGCGTTCACGATCAGCCGGTGTGCGCCCGCCGCGACGAGGTTTCCGGCGACGCGCTCCAGCAGAGGGACGCCGCCGAAGTCGACGAGCGCCTTCGGGGTCGCGTCGGTGAGCGGCCGCAGGCGGCGTCCCCGGCCCGCCGCGAAGATCATCGCCTCCACGGGTCCGCCCCCGCCGTCCGGCTCAGACCCGCGCGGGACGGCGGGGCCAGTCCGCCGATTCCCGGTGCGTGACCTCCACGCGCACGCCGGGGAAGCGCACGCTCAGGTGCCGGCGCAGCCGCTCCGCCATGTACACCGAGCGGTGCTGCCCGCCCGTACACCCGAAACTCACGCTCAGGCTGTGGAACCCGCGCTCCAGGTAGTTCGCGATGTGCGCGTCCACAATCCCCCGCACCCGTTCCCAGAACTCCTGCGCTTCCGGCCGGGCCGCGATGAAGGCGATCGTCTCTTCATCGAGACCGGTGAGGTTGCGGTAGGCTTCCTCGCGGCCCGGGTTCGGGAGCCCGCGGCAGTCGAACACGTATCCTCCTCCATGCCCCGACGTGTCCGCCGGATATCCGCCGGGATACCGGAAGCTGGAGATCGTCACCTCCAGTCCTCCCCCGACAGCCGACGGCTCAGCCCTGCGGCCCCAGCGTTCGACGATCGCGCGCAGCGCCCCCTCGAGTTCGGGGACGTCCACGGGCAGACCCGCCTCGAGCAACCCCCGCAGGTTCTCCGCCGCGTAGGGCACGCTCTGCAGGAAGCGCGGCTTTCGCTCGAAGAATCCCCGGTAGCCGTAGGCCCCGAGCGCCTGCAGCAAACGCACGAGGACGTACCCCGGCCAGAGTTCGAGGAACTCCTCGCGCCGGGCGACCCCGTGCGATTCGATGACGCCGATGTAGTGATCGAGCAGCGCCTCCCGGTGCCGGTCCGCGAGATTCGCCTTCGAGTCGTAGAGAAGCGACGCCACGTCGTACTGCAGCGCCCCGCGCCGTCCGCCCTGGTAGTCGATGAACCAGGCTTCCGGACCCTCCGGCCCCTGCCGCACCATCACGTTGCGGGACTGGAGGTCGCGGTACAGGAACCACGGCCGGTCGCCGGCGAGCAGGTGGCGCGCGAGCCGCAAAAAGTCACGCTCCAGGTGCGCCTCGTTGAAGGGGATGTGCGCAAGCTTCAGGAAGTGGTACTTGAAGTA encodes:
- a CDS encoding sugar phosphate nucleotidyltransferase, giving the protein MIFAAGRGRRLRPLTDATPKALVDFGGVPLLERVAGNLVAAGAHRLIVNAHYLAGQVAAWAEASSLGVPVFVSREDEESPAPMDTSGGLFHARSLFEAREPFLLHNCDVVTEVDLAALYRSHLDGEARDGRLATLAIAERETSRPLLVDGWGVYGRANRDEGWEVVAREPSGADEARECGFCGIHAISPRVFERHAEGGVFSIMDSYMDWIGDGEHVGVFDATGAAWYDIGTPERLEAARRAFGASASADDAAAAETAPSAATGRPPRKGGHGV
- a CDS encoding RNase adapter RapZ; translated protein: MSPGKALVDLASALFVEWRGEPPVDIRPVASDGSARSYWRLTAGDGASAVGAHGPDPMENRAFLSYSRTLRELGLPVPEVYGAEEKSGVWLLEDLGDTTLFDAIKEAREPGSDALPDAVLPLYRQVLEILPRFQVEGGKQIDFRRAYPRAAFDRQSILWDLNYFKYHFLKLAHIPFNEAHLERDFLRLARHLLAGDRPWFLYRDLQSRNVMVRQGPEGPEAWFIDYQGGRRGALQYDVASLLYDSKANLADRHREALLDHYIGVIESHGVARREEFLELWPGYVLVRLLQALGAYGYRGFFERKPRFLQSVPYAAENLRGLLEAGLPVDVPELEGALRAIVERWGRRAEPSAVGGGLEVTISSFRYPGGYPADTSGHGGGYVFDCRGLPNPGREEAYRNLTGLDEETIAFIAARPEAQEFWERVRGIVDAHIANYLERGFHSLSVSFGCTGGQHRSVYMAERLRRHLSVRFPGVRVEVTHRESADWPRRPARV